Below is a window of Conger conger chromosome 16, fConCon1.1, whole genome shotgun sequence DNA.
TTTCACACTGGCAAGGCTCCGTGCCGGTTCCGGTTCCCAAACCTAATTTTGAACCGGCGGGCGCATTCAGACCGAAAATAAATTGGTTTCGAACCTGAAAAGTTGGTTCTCAGCTGGAGCCAAAAAATAGTTGTTTTTTCCTTGCGAACCGCAACGTCATCAGTGGGCGTGTCATATTCCGCCTGCCGTGTGCATTAAGCAACGCCCTCCGTGGAACTTCGGTTCTGCTTTAAGTGGTATGGACGCGGACTGGTTCGCCAGAAAGCACCAAGGTTCTGAGACTCCAGAACAGAACCCCATCTGTCTGAAAGCGGTATGTGTGTGGCGGGTAgggtgtaaaataataattggctctcctgtagtattgTATGTGGCCTGTTGGGTGTaaaacaggggtgcacaactctggtcctcgagggccggtctgcgtactgctttttgttccaaccaattgccatttgctgacagctctataaattaccctggttaaTGCCTGCActtcagcacagtaaaatctttaggatacacttgcagtctccAGCTGTAACCGGTACTCATCCACATTTCAggtaagatatgattgagtcaattaaataattcagaccagaatttggcacaaaatcctcAAAGGGATGAggccttgttgtgcacccctggcgtaaaatagtcactggctctcctgtagtactgtatgTTGCCTGTAGGGTTTTAAATAATCACAGGCTCCCCTGTCATAAACTGTGTGGGCTGTGCCATTAAGGGCCTGATTTAGAACAACCTTGTGCATGTGCAAAGACTTTTAGCATACACAAAGCCAATAACATGGCAAATGATTGGCcacagtatttgttttgcaccaatcattttgttgtgttattagttttgtttATGCTCAAAGAttttgcacatgctaaaggTAATTCACAGATCTTATCTTGCATTCAGTGATCTTAACTCTGAATCCGTTTTCTCTCCTTCGTCCTGCAGCTCTCCCTTTCCTGATTCGATGGCCAATCCGTCTTGTCTGCTCTTTCACTGGTGCGTTTTTGCAGGAGTGTCTTTCCTCTGTGGTAGCACTTTTGTAAGATGGAgcacataatttatttaaaattgagtgtttttttttcccaaatacTGGTTTGATATATTCTCCCATTACAGGTATGAGCACAATGTGGAGCTGGGTATCCCATCTTGTCAAAATGGTTCTTGGTAAGCAgtgtccatatgtgtgtgtgtgtgtgtgtgtgcgtgtgtgcgtgcgtgcgtgcatgcgtgcgtgcgtgtgcgtgtgtgtgtgtgcatgcatgctcatGCATGTGCTGATGCAGGGGTGTGTTATCCCACAGACACAATACCACTTCTCTCAGTGCAATCATTTACACaataaatgcaatttatttattgtatagccagtaaaatgtaaaaaccttTTGGTAGAATAATCATTTACCAGTTTCTTTCTATTAACTTTTGACTAGgggaaaacaaggagaaaatgTTACTTGTGCCTACAGAACCGTGGTAAAAGTAGAGCTGAACCTTTCTACACTTGACTGaggtttagcagatgctttgaTCCAGAATGACTTACAATGCCAGCATGTGCAAAGATCAGGGATGCCCGAGAAGACAGGAGTATAGCCCCAAGAGCGAGAAGCTACTCTAGTGAGCACTACAGTAATGGtgcttcttaaaaaaaaaaagtgatcttAAAAAAATCACTGTGGGTAAATAGACGCGTGTCTAAGTCATTTTCATTATGTGACTCAGTGGTTAGCCTTCTCTGGTCTCTGTATCATGGTATAATCTATAATTGGCCTTCTGAATCTTTCCTGGCACATAATTACTCTGACATCATTGTCAGACTAATTCGGAAGCTTGTTGTGAGCTGGTGGTCAGGGAAACCTACAGTCTTGGCACATTTGGGGAAAAccgtttttttttatacaagcTTGGTAAGTGTGAGCCTGGAGATCATAAGCAGAGCCATGGGCTTATTCCCCAGCCAAGCCagactaaaaagaaaaaaaatttgcCTTCTCTGCATGGGATAAACTTCAACCGGGATGAGTCATCCCAATCTCCATTAAGAGGAAAGGGCACGGTGAGTAATGAGGTCATTTTTCTTGAGAGAGCAGGGCAGTTTTCCTGTTGTCGCTAATGCGTTGTTGGTTTTTGTGCGTttcagggttaaggaccttgttTAAGTGGCTGTGTCATCTCTGGAAGATTTTATTCGGTGAGCGATGTCCTCTGCAGTCTGAGGGCTCATCCAGAATGGCCTGAGAGGAAAATTGAAAAATCTTATTATCTGAAAGCttgccacagtcagcactgtgaaagtaatggaaaaaaaacaagtcaccATACCCAGTACATTTCAATGGGTAATAACTACATAATACAAAAACTCCAAAAAGGGCTAACCTCTGGTGTAACCTGcaacacacaatgcaaacattcaTTTGTCACAGGAAAATACAAACCCAGGTAGCATGGACAGGTATAAgtgatatataataataatttgagtgCTATTTTCCTGAGATTTCTGTGGGAATTGCTTATTTTATTGGTCAGTATTATATGAGCATGCCAGTTGCATAATCTTTTATGATTTAAAGGATTTTTTAGGAAATCTTTCCTATATTACACCGCACAGTCAGGTGCGTTACTAATTAGTCAGAAAACCACATAACATATGGAAAAAATGGGACATCAACACTAATCACCCCAAGTAAGCATGTGTGCACTGTTCACATGCATCTGCATCTCTTCACACACCACATAAATTGGCACTGAAACTATTAAACATACAAAACAACAAACCATTATCCTTTCagtatcttttggaaaattactTAACACTTAAATCCACTGAACTTTACTACATAAATGACACAAAACGGTGTTTCTGAGACTGCGTgatctgcacagtactgtaagccAAGTATAGGCCTGCGCAAGCCAACCTCCCACCGGCATTTAAGTTCACAAACTTCTGCACCCAACTGTACATGCCTACTGTTATGCTGGTGTTGTgtacctttatttaaaaaagcagaATGTGCTTAACCTTGTTCCCTGAAGTTAAGGATAATGcacattggtttttttttttaatagagcTTATATCCTAAGCCTCTTAAATTCTCATGTattctcttttattttctgaagttgttttattttgaataatgcatcagtacttacacacatacagtaccgcTAAGAATACTATTATAACACAAAGGGAAATCATCTAAAACCCAAGTTCAACAGGATATGTTTAGTTAGATATTTAGCTAGATATTTAGTTTTCCCTTCCATCCCAACAGGTTCTGTcagtaacataacaaaatgctGGAAGATTGTGGCTGACCTGATCCAAAACCTGCAAGGTGAGTCCCATCCAAAACCTCACCTGTTGCCCCTACTTCCTGTCTTGGATTGCTGGCCCTCTGCATTCACTGAATGGAAATACACCTTGGAAGCGTTTAATAAACCCCAAAAATGTTGGCCCGAACATTCGATTTTAACACCAGATGTTGTAATTGGAATCGGATAAGAGTTATTATGTGGTTTTTAGTGTTGTCCAGCATTAGTCGTCATTCCAGAACTTTCCACAGACCGGTCCACCGACAGAAGGAACTTCCAAGAACCTGCCCCAATGACCTTCTATCCCTCCGACCCTGGACTCCGGCTCATTCTGGTGGGGCCTTGCGTGGCTGACCTTGGCTTGTTCCGGGACGCACTGTTGGGCTGCCCTCCCTCCAGTGGGAGGAGCAGCGAAGGGTgccagcagcagtgtgtgagacgGCGGGCCTTCGTGGACGGACGGGAGGTGGTCACGGTGGACACCCCGGACATCCTGGGGGCGTCGCTGGGACCAGCAGAGGTCGCGCGGGAGGCGTTACGGAGCCTGCAGCTGGCCAGCCCTGGTCCCCACGCCTTCCTGCTGGTCCTGCGGGCCCCTGGGCTGAGCGATGACGGAGGAGACGGAACAAAGGCGCTGCGCAGCCTCCTGGACTTGGTGGGCGAGGGGGCTCTGGATCACGTTCTCCTGGTGCCGATCCACACGGGCTCCCCAGGGGCCTCCGGCACGGTATCGACGGCGGCTCCTGGGGGTCTTATGGCACTGCTGTCGCTGTGCGGTCAGAGGCTGGAGCCGTTGGACATCGGGCCCGCCTGTCCCCTGGCCAGCCGAAGGGCCCACAGTCAGCGGCTCGTAGACAGGGCTGTGCAGATGAGGACCCTGAGGGGCCACTACCTCCACCGGCTCCAGAGAAAGGAGGACCAGATGAGGGAGGAGCTTCTCCTGGACGCAGCCGCTGAGCTGGGGAGGAGGctagaggagaaggagaaggagagggacgggagagagggagagggagagggaggaatggGAGCGGAGGGAGACAGGGAATGGGAGTGAATACCTGCTACAGGGAAATGAAGAGTGGGCCGCCAGTCCATCTGCCCCAGCTCCAGCCAAGGCTTGCAattggctggctggctgactgagatgtgattggctggctgacTGACAGCTAATTGTTTTCATATCAGTGCTTACCACGGAGATTAGTTATTTCCCTGTTATAGAGCCAATTGCCTTGTTGTCTGTCctcacctctttttttttttaatgttcagaACCTGGTTTACTTTATATTGGTATTTGCATTGCACAGTAAACACTGTTCAGGATGTGCTGAGAAGTCTCACTAAAATATTGCACATTCCCTTTAATTGGTTGTTGCACAGAATTAGTTAAACAATACAGCATCTGTGTTCTCCATTTTCCTTTGCCTGTGATTCTTacccaaataaatgtattcacttTTTCATACCTTAGGAAAGGTTGTTggattttatttcacaaaacagaAGCAAGGCTTTAGTCCAGGAACCAATGCACTTCATTTTGCCTGTCTACCTCACTCAAGATAAATCCTCTTTGTTCATAGCTGTAGTGAATAGTCTGTTTTCTATTCATTCGATTCCTTGGAAGGGACTCAATTCAGTAAAGGTACAAGGTACCACTCATTACTGCATTTAGATTATGTGTTATAATATACTTTGcccatttattatttaattattttcccaaataaatgttttaatatggtggcacggatggtgcagtgggtagtactgccgcctcacagcaaggaggtcctgggttcgaatcccggtcggccggggcctctctgtgtggagttctccccatgtttgcgtggctttcctctgggtactccggcttcctcccacagtccaaagacatgtaggttaggctgattgcccgttggtatgagtgtgtgagtgaatggtgtgtgtgccctgcgatggactggcgacctgtccagggtgtattcctgcctttcgcccaatgtatgctgggataggctccagcccccctgtgaccctgttcaggataagcaggttaggataatgaatgaatgaatgaatgaatgaatgttttaataAGCACTAGTAGGATCAAGGTAAGGTAATTATAATCACACAGAGCTCAAATATGCACAAAgccatttccattttattaagtatgcatttgttttggtttgcatttgGTCGACAATCTTGACAAAAAGAGAgaagatttctgtgttatgaGTTAGAAACTGTACGGAAACATTGGCCCAGAATGGTAACTATTGGAGATGGTGCTTATCTTGGCTAGTTTCTATTTGGACCGAGGCGCTTTTTGCATTTGACAGTATCAACACATCACATGAGGCAATGAAgctgaatcatatttcagtcaAGGGTCCAACCTGTAATGCAGTAATGGAAGGTATACATCTCACCTGGACAACTGTAACACCTTGTTCAGGCATGAGCCATCAAACGACTGCAACTGGTGCAGAATGCTACTGCCTGCCTGTTCACCAACGCCACTGTTGTCCCTTCCCTGGCTTCCGATGGATGGTCATCTTAAATTCAGATCACTTATACTGGCCTTGGCCTACCAAGCTGTGAATGGTACCGCCCATTCCAATCCTCAGACAGTGATTTCACCGTGCAGACCTCTCTCTTTGGCTTCATCTTGGCTGTCCCGTCTCACCAAGCTCCTATATTCCCTGCCTCCGTCCACCGATAATGGAACAACCCTTCCCCAATCAGACAGCAAGTCACATTCACTGCCtgttttctatttaaaaaaataaaataaaaagtcactGTTTTAGAGTACACCTCAgaatttccttctttttttttctttgcctaTCTCTGTAACCTTGCCTATGTCTGTAGTGGAGTTTCCTTATTGAGAAACACAGTTTTCTAAATTTGATTTGGCAATACACTGCAACGCGTTAAAGCGCGATGCTGCCCAGACCAGCCCCGAGCTCCAAAAGAAGGTGACAGTTCCGCAAGGGCTGATGCTCTAATTCTCGTGAACGTCTACAGTATCCCAGGCGCCGCAGTACGCGGGTGTGACGCAATCAGCACAAACCCGATGATGTTCTGCACACGCCTGCTTTTTGCCAGCGACCAGCCAACATAAACCCGATGACGTTCTGCGCACGCTTGCGTTTCGCGAAGCTGTTCAGTTTCTAGTGAGAGCAAAAAGGGAAAAGCATATAGACAGgaataaaaacatcaaaacGGACAGGAGGCGAATTTCTATAGAAAGGTACGTGGATATAGTAATTTTATGTAGCTGGCTGGCTAAGTCAACCATCTGAGCCGAAGCATTCTGCGTATTTACTAAACCATCGTGGATGTGTTTGTAATTACCTGATAATTTGGAACTAGATTGAGCAAATCATGTAGCTAGCTATAgctatatttgaaaatatggtCAGTTGCGATGTGGCTGGCTCGCAAGAGATCTCATTCTTGTTTACTAGCGATCTATCTATCTGTCAAGATATTTAgcaattttctttaaaatacaGCGTCAACCTTCGCCAGTTGTTGAGTTGGGGAAAGATACATGTGCTTTAGCAGGTTTCCGCGACATCTTTTGTCCTGCTTTAATATCTCGCAATGTTTGACTGGCCAGATAGAGACAATCGCAGAACCAAGGAAGTATGTTAAGCTTGGCAACGTTATTCGAAACTTGCTAGCTACCACGTAAAATCACTTGAAATCGATAATCACGTTTCGATTTAATTCTATCGCTCGTGTAACTTAGTCAGCTGTCTCACCGAGAGGCCAACGGCAGGCTTCAGACTttggttgtttttgttgcaCCAGGTCACCACAGCAAGCCAGCCATTAGCGACCATTGGTCTAATTAGATATTATAGCTATTTTTGAGATATGCGGCGATATGCACTAAATGTGAGATTAGTAGGATGCCTTTGTCCTGCTAATTTGCTGATTTTGgctattttatatatacatttcagaAGTTAAGCATTGCACTATAAATGCCCCTCCACAACGTATTTAAATACAATCTAGTTGCTAATATCTTCCTCCCATCTCACACTGATAGTAGTATTATGTGTTATGAAATTTGTTTGGCTCTATGGTCATTAGCACCGCCCTCATAGCTTTAGTGCCAGGTGCGGTAGATGTATAAGTTTGATAACACATCTCATGCTCGGCTACCTCTTCCTTGAATGGTTTTGTAAGTTACACCCTTTACACAAAATATGGTGGAGTAAGTTGCATGCTTTAGAGGAGTGTATTTAGGTATTTGAGGTAGTTTGTGAGAGTAAGTATTCAGGTGTTACTGATTTCCACAAATTATTTATTGGCCTTAAGGTTTGGTATGCTGTGCAAAGTCAAAATTTTCTgggtctgctgctttttttgttttcacctgaaaATGAGCAACCAGTTTAGGCCCAAGAAACCTGGTGAGCTGTTGATGTAATCAAGTGCTTTGACTGGTCTTTTAGGTGCTGTGCTGGGGACCTGGACAAACGGCTGAGGATTCCTGTGTTAGGGTGCCAGAAGCGTATATTTGCTAAGATCTTTCGGGCGGATTCCTTCGGTAATGGTGCCTCCGGCCTGCCGGGTGAAGGGGGAGAGGCTGCAGTCCAAGCAGGGCAGCCCTGCGCTCTGACTGCAGCGGACTCCTCTGCAGCGCCTCACTGCGATCGCCTTCTCCAGGAGCCGCGCAGACGTGGTTTTTTCGTGTTGGAAGGCGTCCCGGGGGACCGGCACAATGGAAAGAACTGCTGGGCTGTGAGGTTGGGCACATCCAGCGGGGAGctatggagagggagagcgagaaggaGGAAGTGAAAAGcaaggaaaatgtttttcttttacacGGCGCTCTTTTCTTCCTTCAGATTTCTCTTGCCTATTGTACATGCTGACCTCTTTTCTCGTCTGCCAGACTTCCATGCCGTTGCTTTGCCTCTCTGTTAATATTTTCCACTGTATTTTTCGGACTTTTTTGTAGTCATAACATTTCCCTTTTTAACACTTCAAAGGAAAcaagaaaccccccaaaaagAACAGtccgcttctttttttttttcttcttctgcccgTGTTTTGATTGGACAATAGCTGGGGGGGGTGAAGGTGTTGGCTTCCATTGGCTgttaaccccctccccctccccttgcTTCCACCCCTCACCCTGGCACTTGTGGATGGTTGCCGTGGGCACGGTTGCTGTGGCACGGGGGGTCGGTGATGGGGAGTGTCCCGGGTtcagggaaggggaggggggggcgggcgcTGGCAGGCCTGGGCTGCATGCCCTGGAAGGTGAGCAAGCTGAAAGGGGGCGTGGCAGGGGGGTGTAGCGCGGAGGGAGACGGGACCGGagccccaggccccgccccctccctggccccgcccccgcccccgccaatCTACCACGAGAAGCAGCGGCGGGAGCTGTGCGCTCTGCACGCGCTCAATAACGTCTTCCAGGACGGGGCGGCGTTCAGCAGGGACACGCTGCAGGACATCTTCCAGAGGTGAGGGGGAGGGCCGCACGGGGTCTGAGCGTCGTCGTCATTCCAAGGCCCCGCACGCATCGGCGCCCTCTCTTCCTGGCTTTAGCATCTAAAAACAACCCACAAAACGTTCACAGAGAGCACCCCTCCGCCTCCTGCGGTCAGCTCTCTGCGTTAACGTTGAGCGACGTCATCCTGTAATTATGCGAAAAACATACGTGGGAAATTATTTTCCGAACATCTcagaccctaaaatatgcatactcaattcaattcaaccgTTATGGAACACAAACCGAAAGCTTcgggatgatatgaaaagctcgaAAACTAGAAAAATATGCGTGTGGGTCTGCAATATGTGCATGACCCCCCTACAGCTTCTGCTTTCTGCAGCTGCTCTATGGGAGTCACAGTGGAGCGCTTCTGTTCCCCTGAGTACAGTCAACAGCTCACACTTGGTCTGATATGCAGCCTTTTCATGCTTGTTTTGGGAAATCTCTGTTACTGATGTACTAACTTTTAGCCCATCTATTAGTTATGACTGTGCACACACATCTTGGGTTTAGTCTTCAAGGAGGGATTGAAAATGACTGAATTAGACAGTGGGCTTATGGCGGTGGAAGCCCCAAAAAGCCCCAAAAATGTAGACTGGCAGAATTTGTAACATTCAGTGAGAATAGATTTATAATGGACCAATTTTAATTGACCAATAGGAAGGCATGCATGGATCACCTGTCTGTGGCTgtgatgtcatgtcatgtttggACTGCTGAGATGGGTGACCTGCTGTTTTtatccccttccctctcccccgtCTTCGCTTCAATGTCTCAAGACTCTCCCCCAATACGCTTGTGACGCCACACAAAAAGAGTATGCTGGGAAATGGCAACTATGACGTCAACGTGATCATGGCCGCCCTACAGATGCGCGGGTTTGAGGCGGTGTGGTGGGACAAGAGGAGGTGAGctctgaccacttcctgtttcctgtctgccTGTGGGTCTGTATAATGGGTCTCTGCGTTGTTTTTGTACTATAGAGTACCGTAGAGTTTCGGCCATTGTCCGTGCTCTCTCAGTACGGGTCATGCTGTGTACCTAAAGGAGTGTTTATTTTGCATTGTGCTCTGTGTCCTGTTGGTGTGTTGGCGCTGGATTTAGCTTCAAGCAGTGTGGCCCCAGTTTGATGCAGTTGACAATGCATTACATGTATGGCACTTGGCGCGGTATCCAGtcactacattacagttatttagctgacgattttatccaaagccacgtacagttgactagactaagcaggggccaatccgcCCCTGGGGCAACGTGGAgattaagagccttgctcaggggccctgatcttattgtggctacactgggccttgaaccaccagccCAGTCAAGAGCCTCGCAGGCTGCCCTAACAGTGAGTGCTCGTGTGCGCTCTGGTTTCTCAGGGACGTCGGCAGCATCGCCCTGCCCAACGTGATGGGCTTCATCCTCAACGTGCCCTCCAACCTGCGCTGGGGCCCCCTACGCCTCCCCCTCAAACGCCAGCACTGGATTGGGGTTCGAGAGGTGGGGGGCATCTACTACAACCTGGACTCGAAGCTGCGCTGCCCCCACGTCATCGGCCCGTCTGAAGAGCTCAGGTACctgaccccccgcccccgcctgctctctctgtgcccctggTCTTTTAAGCCCCCTGCCCggtctctctgtgcccctggTCTTTTAAGCCCCCTGCCCGCGGGGTCTCTCTGCGCCCCTGGTCTTTTAAGCCCCCTGCCCggtctctctgtgcccctggTCTTTTAAGCCCCCTGCCGCCGTGCGCGTTCGTATGGGCGCCTCCGCTCGGAGCGAAGCGGGACGCATGCACACATCCGAAATAACTGCAGGTGCCAGGTAAAGACCTGCAAAAATAAACCGATGGTGAGAAACATCACGTTCTCACTCCCAAACTGTGGATtgcactttaaaaataaacggCGGTGTGAGGATGCTATTGCTTCTCATGCCAGCGCTCAGACTGTACAACCAAACAAAAGCTTGCAGGGCCCGACATTCTGCCCTGTACATTTTTGCCTTGCCAATGCATGGCCGGTCAGTGACTACAGAACTCTCGCGAgaacaaatgcaaaaatatcatgAATTATGACGCAACCAGAATAAATGCTACATTGGTCAAGCCAGGAGACTGACCAGTAAGTGATATTTCATACATTAAAAATGATCTGTGCTGACTTGGTCTTCAGCCATCATTTTGTTGCCTTAGTTTCATGTGTCCATTAAGAAAACAAGGCGTCTTTTTGAAGTCATGATCCTACAAGTGTGCAACcttgttttttgggtttttttgtccCAGCCTCCTGTGTTCATGGCTTTCTTGCAAGCTCATGTGATCACTGGTCACAAAGCTTGTCTTTACAAGCTCAAACTACAGGAGCGCTGCAGATTTGGTGCTGAGAAGATGAGActagtttcaaaatatgcacacCAACAAGGCTTTGATTTGCTGAATTTGTCTGTGACCTCAAACTTGTCCAAGACCCCTAAATCCTGGCGAAAAATGGTGTAGTCTGAGTCTGGTATTATTATGAGTGATTGGAGTCATCATTGGCCGGGTTTCTTGGGTTGAACCCAATACATTTCAGAAGTTATACTTTCCGCTGCTATTCAGTGGAAAGTCCAGCACAGGATTATGacagggaaggaaaaaaaagaaaagaaacctgTACAGCTGGGGTGtaaaactgaattcccaggggggcgcagtgtctgcgggtttttgtggtttcctttcaatcagctgccaattaaggccaattaaggccttgaaaaCAAGGCATGTGGATACTTTAatcagcagacactacggccctccaggactggacacCTGTGCTGTACAGGACTGTATTGAACCTGTACTCTCTGTAGCTTAAGCTTcattgaaataatataaatttGCCAGCCAACGTGGAGCCAAGAATATGCGGCGTTCGCCTCGATTGCATCGTGCAAACGCGGACTCGTGAGTGTAGACTTCCAGGGTTCTCGTCCAGAACACGTGGTGTCGCTCGGTGCTCACAACACGGGCTCCAGGGAAGCTTGCGTAGAGCGGAGtcggaggaagacctttcatatgcagCGTTAACTGCAATCTTACGGGTGCCCGGCTGGGGCCAGCTAGGGTGACTAGATGGCGTTTAATGTGGAACCCGATCGGGCCAAAACCCTCCCATTCCCTGGCCGATACACTCGCCAATTGCACATCGTCCTATATATGGATCTACCGGGCACATTTGGGACTGGCACGGTCCCGCTGTAGACTGAGCGTTTaaagcaggtgaaattaatACCCTTTTTTATTGCCCTTCATTGAATACCCTTTGGGAGAAACAGACCACAATGTAGCTTTGGGCCCTGACTTTCAATTTAACCTAGATATGTACAGGAGTAATATTTATTAAGTAATATTACAGTGTAAGATAATGATATTGGTGTTGATAAATGCTGGTAAGAAATTGTGGTGAGAATCAGCTTTTACTTTTTCAAaggtatacactcaccgagcactttattaggaacattttttctttattacacctacttattcctgCGATGATCTAAtctgccaattgtgtggcagcagtgcaatgggtcaagagcttcagttaatgttcacatcaaccatcagaatggggaaactttgactttgacagtggaatgattgttggtggcagttggttttcatgcacactagtctctacagtttgcaaagaatggtgcaaaaaaatacat
It encodes the following:
- the LOC133114554 gene encoding josephin-1-like; this encodes MGSVPGSGKGRGGRALAGLGCMPWKVSKLKGGVAGGCSAEGDGTGAPGPAPSLAPPPPPPIYHEKQRRELCALHALNNVFQDGAAFSRDTLQDIFQRLSPNTLVTPHKKSMLGNGNYDVNVIMAALQMRGFEAVWWDKRRDVGSIALPNVMGFILNVPSNLRWGPLRLPLKRQHWIGVREVGGIYYNLDSKLRCPHVIGPSEELRKFLQNQLRGKNCELLLVVPEEVEAQQTWRTDSC
- the LOC133115314 gene encoding GTPase IMAP family member 4-like isoform X2, which encodes MECDCKPESTCTSASLCETEQQLITPGLWTDYDSVLTGALAVLGFLLYRFTQALPFLIRWPIRLVCSFTGMSTMWSWVSHLVKMVLGSVSNITKCWKIVADLIQNLQDRSTDRRNFQEPAPMTFYPSDPGLRLILVGPCVADLGLFRDALLGCPPSSGRSSEGCQQQCVRRRAFVDGREVVTVDTPDILGASLGPAEVAREALRSLQLASPGPHAFLLVLRAPGLSDDGGDGTKALRSLLDLVGEGALDHVLLVPIHTGSPGASGTVSTAAPGGLMALLSLCGQRLEPLDIGPACPLASRRAHSQRLVDRAVQMRTLRGHYLHRLQRKEDQMREELLLDAAAELGRRLEEKEKERDGREGEGEGGMGAEGDREWE
- the LOC133115314 gene encoding GTPase IMAP family member 4-like isoform X1, producing the protein MECDCKPESTCTSASLCETEQQLITPGLWTDYDSVLTGALAVLGFLLYRFTQALPFLIRWPIRLVCSFTGMSTMWSWVSHLVKMVLGLRTLFKWLCHLWKILFGSVSNITKCWKIVADLIQNLQDRSTDRRNFQEPAPMTFYPSDPGLRLILVGPCVADLGLFRDALLGCPPSSGRSSEGCQQQCVRRRAFVDGREVVTVDTPDILGASLGPAEVAREALRSLQLASPGPHAFLLVLRAPGLSDDGGDGTKALRSLLDLVGEGALDHVLLVPIHTGSPGASGTVSTAAPGGLMALLSLCGQRLEPLDIGPACPLASRRAHSQRLVDRAVQMRTLRGHYLHRLQRKEDQMREELLLDAAAELGRRLEEKEKERDGREGEGEGGMGAEGDREWE